In Luteitalea sp., a genomic segment contains:
- a CDS encoding ImmA/IrrE family metallo-endopeptidase gives MGKIKAIRSEADYNAALARIEALMDAEPDTPEGDELDVLADLVEHYEEKHVPMGFPSPVAAIEFRLEQAGLAPRDLIPFIGSRAKVSEVLSGKRPLTMPMARALHEHLGIPAAVLLQQPGADFDTEIETLEWDRFPIKAMAKAGWIPTVRNLAARSEELVRDLIKQAGGPTVACAALYRKSHQTRANAKTDPFALKAWCWKVLGDANREKPSVMYRPGTVTLEFLRQLAQLSWLEEGPRLAKESLAKHGIPLVIVAHLPKTYLDGAALKLGDGTPVIGLTLRYDRLDNFWFCLLHELAHVGWHMDIDGQAAFVDDLSLRDVGGAPDDPREAQADEWAEEALVPRAIWESSAVRAEPTAMSVISLANALKVHPAIVAGKIRHEQRNYRLLSQFVGIGAVRHHFGKPGPSSSRRNNRKTQ, from the coding sequence ATGGGCAAAATCAAGGCGATTCGGAGCGAGGCTGACTACAACGCCGCGCTCGCTCGCATCGAAGCGCTCATGGACGCCGAGCCCGATACCCCTGAAGGCGATGAGCTCGATGTCCTGGCTGATCTCGTTGAGCACTACGAAGAGAAGCATGTCCCGATGGGCTTTCCCAGCCCAGTCGCGGCCATCGAGTTTCGTTTGGAACAGGCGGGCCTCGCACCACGAGATCTCATCCCGTTCATCGGCAGCCGAGCCAAAGTCTCGGAAGTGCTCTCGGGCAAGCGACCGCTGACGATGCCAATGGCGCGTGCTCTCCACGAGCACCTAGGAATTCCGGCCGCGGTGCTTCTGCAGCAGCCGGGTGCCGATTTCGATACGGAGATCGAGACGCTCGAGTGGGACCGCTTTCCGATCAAGGCTATGGCCAAGGCGGGATGGATTCCTACAGTCCGAAATCTAGCCGCTCGTTCTGAGGAGTTGGTGCGCGACCTGATCAAGCAGGCCGGTGGCCCGACGGTCGCGTGTGCGGCACTCTACCGCAAGAGCCATCAGACACGAGCTAACGCGAAGACAGATCCGTTTGCCCTCAAGGCGTGGTGTTGGAAAGTGCTGGGTGACGCCAATCGCGAGAAGCCGTCCGTGATGTATCGCCCAGGGACAGTGACGCTCGAGTTTCTTCGCCAGCTCGCTCAGCTCAGCTGGTTGGAGGAGGGGCCGCGCCTAGCGAAAGAGTCCCTTGCCAAGCACGGCATCCCGCTTGTGATTGTCGCTCATCTTCCCAAGACGTACTTGGACGGTGCTGCGTTGAAACTCGGTGACGGAACTCCCGTCATCGGGTTGACGCTGCGCTACGACAGGCTGGACAATTTTTGGTTCTGCCTACTGCACGAGCTCGCACATGTCGGATGGCACATGGACATCGATGGCCAAGCGGCGTTCGTGGACGATCTGTCCCTGCGTGACGTCGGTGGCGCGCCGGACGATCCCCGGGAAGCGCAGGCAGACGAATGGGCCGAGGAAGCGCTGGTTCCTCGAGCCATTTGGGAGTCGAGTGCTGTACGGGCGGAGCCGACGGCGATGTCCGTCATCAGCCTCGCCAATGCGCTCAAGGTGCATCCCGCTATCGTCGCCGGAAAGATTCGGCACGAGCAGCGGAATTACCGCTTGCTTTCACAGTTCGTCGGAATAGGTGCTGTGCGGCATCACTTCGGGAAGCCGGGGCCCTCTTCATCTCGTCGGAACAATCGGAAGACTCAGTGA
- a CDS encoding type II toxin-antitoxin system HigB family toxin — translation MRIIAKRALREFWERHRDAEEPLLAWYREVEQEDWDTPAKVKEKYRSASIVANNRVVFNIKGNSYRLVVKVNYGARIVFVRFVGTHAEYDRIDVEEV, via the coding sequence ATGCGGATCATTGCCAAGAGAGCTCTGCGGGAGTTCTGGGAGCGGCATCGCGATGCTGAGGAGCCGCTTCTGGCTTGGTATCGGGAGGTCGAGCAGGAAGATTGGGACACGCCGGCGAAGGTCAAAGAGAAGTATCGAAGTGCCAGCATCGTGGCCAATAACCGTGTGGTCTTCAACATCAAGGGCAACAGCTACCGGCTTGTTGTGAAAGTCAACTACGGGGCTCGTATCGTGTTCGTTCGCTTCGTCGGCACTCACGCGGAGTACGACCGGATCGACGTGGAGGAGGTGTGA
- the tadA gene encoding tRNA adenosine(34) deaminase TadA yields the protein MLFAKVDRGAVTTLERDERFMHLAMDEARKAADKGEVPIGAVVVLDDEIIGAGHNRPITASDPTAHAEIEALRAAASRIGNYRLTSAELFVTVEPCLMCVGATVHARVARVVFGTREPKAGAARSTMRAFEHPALNHRVEVVEGLLEQEARGLLQEFFRARRPEAPGSVDTAATHRSRNSM from the coding sequence ATGCTCTTCGCAAAGGTGGACCGTGGCGCTGTGACAACTCTCGAACGCGACGAGCGGTTCATGCATCTCGCAATGGACGAGGCTCGCAAGGCGGCCGATAAGGGCGAGGTCCCGATTGGTGCGGTTGTCGTTCTCGATGACGAGATCATTGGCGCCGGCCACAATCGACCGATCACGGCATCGGATCCCACGGCGCATGCCGAGATCGAGGCGCTGCGCGCTGCGGCGTCGCGCATCGGGAACTACCGGCTCACGAGCGCGGAGCTCTTCGTCACCGTCGAGCCCTGTCTCATGTGTGTCGGTGCGACCGTGCATGCACGGGTCGCGCGGGTTGTCTTTGGTACGCGCGAGCCGAAGGCTGGGGCGGCCCGCTCCACGATGCGAGCGTTCGAGCATCCGGCCCTCAATCATCGGGTCGAGGTGGTCGAGGGCCTGCTCGAGCAAGAGGCCCGAGGCTTGTTGCAGGAATTCTTTCGTGCACGTCGGCCGGAGGCTCCCGGGTCGGTCGACACGGCCGCCACCCATCGTTCACGCAACTCCATGTGA
- a CDS encoding hydrolase produces the protein MPASRDSTVGVRCGDVHLLGRPIATLLAALVSIAAATSTLAQDLQVGGGSSSTGGRPSTTAMRVDEDPVIDGEVLGEAIWHDAPVATSFWQEQPNEGQPASERTEVRLLFTDNTLYVGVVCYDRAPRSIIVSDARRDAPLDETDSFQMIFDTYSDRLNGFVFGTNPAGIEYDGQVTNEGQGGGGLGRSQTQQSGSGGGFNLNWDGAWWVRTKINDTGWSAEFAIPFRTLRFPGGTDQAWGVNFQRNIRRRNERSYWAPIPRQYDLYRLSLAGTVSGLQTPSIRQLTVTPYALGNVVASGEKPVDSDLLGDVGVDAKYNVTPSLTLDATVNTDFAQVEVDDQQVNLDRFDLFFPEKRSFFLENAGFFSVGNPGEVDLFFSRRIGISEAGQAIPILGGARLSGKRGPYNIGLLNMQTDEFQDRTPGNNFSVARVSRDLPNRSSVGVLVVNRQGTGSLASSDDYNRTYAVDGQWGVGQHTVLSSFVAKTQTPGVDEDDVAFNVRSRTNLPRYDIELGYQEVGEQFNPEVGFLTRRGYRKPDARLMTRFRPKSFLNIQELRPHTSYRGFWGFDGFQESGHWHIDNHWELKNSYEVHTGFNLTHEGVRTPFEIFPDVVVPPGTYEHGEAQLVFMTNQGAPVSLDVETTIGGFFGGDRVSVSPTLRMRLRETLTTEVTYERNDVDLPWGDFVASLVRTRASYSFNTRTFVQALVQYNDRADLWSMNFRFAWLRAANTGLFIVYTDTRGLYDLFDRPERTDRSLTVKFSRRFDVLR, from the coding sequence ATGCCTGCCTCTCGGGACTCAACTGTTGGCGTCCGATGCGGAGACGTCCACCTGCTCGGGCGGCCGATCGCTACTCTACTCGCGGCTCTTGTCTCGATCGCGGCGGCCACCTCCACGCTCGCGCAAGATCTCCAGGTCGGCGGCGGCTCGTCATCCACGGGTGGCCGCCCGTCGACGACGGCGATGCGCGTCGATGAAGATCCGGTGATCGATGGCGAAGTCCTCGGCGAGGCCATCTGGCACGATGCACCCGTGGCCACCTCTTTCTGGCAGGAGCAGCCAAACGAGGGACAGCCAGCTTCCGAGCGCACCGAGGTGCGCCTGCTCTTCACCGACAACACACTGTACGTTGGCGTGGTGTGTTACGACCGCGCCCCTCGGTCGATCATCGTCTCCGACGCGCGCCGTGACGCACCGCTGGATGAGACCGATAGCTTCCAGATGATCTTCGACACGTACAGCGATCGCCTCAACGGGTTCGTCTTTGGAACCAATCCAGCTGGCATCGAATACGACGGACAGGTCACCAACGAGGGCCAAGGGGGCGGCGGTCTCGGCCGGAGCCAGACCCAGCAGTCCGGCTCCGGCGGCGGTTTCAATCTGAACTGGGATGGCGCCTGGTGGGTCCGTACGAAGATCAACGACACCGGTTGGAGCGCCGAGTTCGCCATCCCCTTTCGCACGCTGCGCTTTCCGGGTGGCACCGATCAGGCATGGGGCGTGAACTTCCAGCGAAACATCCGGCGCCGCAACGAGCGCTCTTACTGGGCGCCGATCCCGCGGCAGTACGACCTCTACAGGTTGTCGCTGGCCGGGACCGTCTCGGGTCTCCAAACGCCGAGCATTCGTCAGCTGACGGTGACGCCCTACGCCCTCGGGAACGTGGTCGCGTCGGGTGAGAAGCCCGTCGACAGCGATCTTCTCGGCGACGTCGGCGTCGACGCCAAGTACAACGTGACGCCAAGCCTCACGCTCGATGCGACCGTCAACACCGATTTCGCTCAGGTGGAGGTGGACGATCAGCAGGTGAATCTCGATCGATTCGACCTGTTCTTCCCAGAGAAGCGGTCGTTCTTCCTCGAGAATGCTGGCTTCTTCTCGGTGGGCAACCCTGGCGAGGTGGATCTCTTCTTCAGCCGGCGTATCGGCATCAGCGAAGCGGGTCAAGCCATTCCCATTCTCGGTGGCGCTCGTTTGTCCGGCAAGAGGGGTCCATACAACATCGGGTTGCTGAACATGCAAACCGACGAGTTCCAGGATCGTACGCCAGGAAACAACTTCTCGGTCGCCCGAGTGAGCCGTGACCTGCCGAACCGCTCATCGGTGGGTGTGCTCGTCGTGAACCGCCAGGGCACGGGCAGCCTGGCCTCGTCCGACGACTACAACCGTACGTACGCGGTTGATGGCCAATGGGGAGTTGGGCAGCATACCGTCCTCTCGAGCTTCGTGGCCAAAACGCAGACACCGGGCGTAGACGAGGACGATGTCGCGTTCAACGTGCGGTCGCGCACGAATCTGCCGCGCTACGACATCGAGCTCGGCTATCAAGAGGTGGGAGAGCAGTTCAACCCGGAGGTCGGCTTCCTCACCCGTCGCGGGTACCGTAAGCCGGACGCGCGGTTGATGACACGCTTTCGTCCCAAGAGCTTCCTCAACATCCAGGAGCTGCGCCCGCATACGTCCTACCGAGGCTTCTGGGGCTTCGACGGGTTCCAGGAGAGTGGCCACTGGCACATCGACAATCACTGGGAGCTCAAGAACAGCTACGAGGTTCACACCGGCTTCAACCTCACGCACGAAGGTGTGCGCACACCGTTCGAGATCTTTCCTGACGTGGTGGTGCCGCCCGGTACGTACGAGCATGGAGAAGCGCAGCTCGTCTTCATGACGAACCAGGGTGCCCCGGTCAGCCTCGACGTCGAGACGACCATCGGCGGCTTCTTCGGAGGCGACCGCGTCTCGGTGAGCCCGACGCTGCGGATGCGGCTGCGCGAAACGCTGACCACAGAGGTGACCTACGAGCGCAACGATGTCGATCTCCCATGGGGCGATTTCGTCGCCAGCCTCGTCAGGACACGGGCCTCCTATTCGTTCAACACCCGCACGTTCGTCCAGGCGCTCGTGCAGTACAACGACCGTGCAGACCTCTGGTCGATGAACTTTCGCTTCGCGTGGCTGCGGGCCGCCAACACCGGGCTCTTCATTGTCTATACCGACACACGCGGCCTCTATGATCTCTTCGACCGACCGGAACGCACGGATCGCTCACTGACCGTCAAGTTCTCCCGCAGGTTCGACGTGCTCCGCTGA
- a CDS encoding penicillin acylase family protein yields MVLRLFVAIFAAGTALSARPAPERRTLDVDGLRAPVEIAVDPWGIAHIYARNEHDVFFAQGYNAARDRLFQLEIWRRRATGTIAEILGERELDRDIGARLLRYRGDLGSELNHYHPRGQQIIEAFTAGINAYIDEVRQDDSRLPMELRLLGIRPEPWTPEIVVSRHQGLFSNLTQELTVARAVRAIGADKVKELYYFHPGDPVLEPDPALDLTLLDANVLRFYRAHRSDIAFEPEDLATTTVGLARRRVGPTFVSGAPQTQDPASSVPADGIGSNNWVLSGRRTEHGAPIMANDPHRALQAPSLRYLVHLVAPGWNVIGGGEPALPGVSIGHNAHGAWGLTVFGIDMEDLYVYETRASNPNEYRYRGAWESMRVERETIRVKGAQPVDVTLKFTRHGPVLHEDETNHKAYALRAGWLEKGGAPYLASLRMNQATSWEEFRDACSYSRTPAENMVWADLRGTIGWQAVGIAPVRQHWSGLVPVPGDGRYEWDGYLPIKALPSMVDPDEGYITTANHNLVPDGYRHRNAVGWSWADPYRANRIHEVLASGKRFSMADMMALQHDELSIPARQLVWLLSRVEVSDPSLRRVIDDLSRWDFVLDRDSVEAAIYVSWERQLSENVRALMVPAEARALIKTISMTRVVQWLTAPDARFGADPVAGRDDLLRSSLREALADLTKRLGEDRSAWRYGQERFKHVLIKHPLGQAVPEARRAELDVGPNPRGGYGLTVNSTSGENNQASGASFRIIIDTANWDHSVGTNAPGQSGNPDSPHYRDLFELWVRGQYFPLLYSRERVLGAATKMETLRPTPGRVR; encoded by the coding sequence ATGGTGCTACGTCTCTTTGTCGCGATCTTCGCCGCAGGCACGGCGCTCTCCGCGAGACCGGCTCCCGAGCGACGCACCCTCGACGTCGACGGCCTTCGGGCGCCGGTCGAGATCGCCGTCGACCCCTGGGGCATCGCGCACATCTATGCTCGAAACGAGCACGACGTGTTCTTTGCCCAGGGCTACAATGCCGCGCGCGATCGGCTGTTCCAGTTGGAGATCTGGCGGCGGCGGGCAACCGGCACGATCGCGGAGATTCTCGGTGAGCGCGAGCTCGATCGCGACATCGGGGCGCGGCTGCTCCGATACCGTGGCGACCTCGGCAGCGAGCTCAATCACTACCACCCACGTGGCCAGCAGATCATCGAAGCGTTCACCGCGGGAATCAACGCGTACATCGACGAGGTCCGGCAAGACGACTCTCGCCTGCCGATGGAGCTCCGTCTCCTTGGCATCCGGCCGGAACCCTGGACACCAGAGATCGTCGTGTCGCGGCACCAAGGCCTGTTCTCGAATCTCACGCAGGAGCTGACTGTTGCACGAGCGGTTCGAGCCATCGGCGCCGACAAAGTGAAGGAGCTGTACTACTTCCACCCCGGTGACCCCGTTCTAGAGCCGGACCCCGCGCTCGATCTCACGCTGCTCGATGCCAATGTCCTGCGGTTCTATCGAGCACATCGATCGGACATCGCCTTCGAGCCGGAAGACCTGGCAACAACGACGGTAGGCCTGGCCAGGAGACGTGTAGGCCCGACCTTTGTGTCGGGCGCGCCGCAGACGCAAGACCCGGCGAGCAGCGTCCCCGCCGATGGCATCGGGAGCAACAACTGGGTGCTCAGTGGCCGGCGAACCGAGCATGGCGCGCCCATCATGGCCAATGACCCGCACCGCGCGCTTCAGGCGCCGTCGCTTCGGTACTTGGTCCATCTGGTCGCACCGGGCTGGAACGTGATTGGCGGTGGCGAGCCTGCGCTCCCGGGTGTGTCGATCGGGCACAACGCGCATGGGGCGTGGGGTCTGACGGTCTTTGGGATCGACATGGAGGACCTGTACGTCTACGAGACGCGAGCGTCGAACCCGAACGAATACCGATACCGCGGAGCCTGGGAATCGATGCGCGTGGAGCGAGAGACGATCCGGGTGAAGGGCGCCCAGCCGGTCGACGTGACGCTGAAGTTCACACGACATGGGCCGGTGTTGCACGAGGACGAGACGAATCACAAGGCGTATGCGCTGCGTGCAGGCTGGCTCGAGAAGGGTGGAGCGCCCTATCTCGCGAGCCTGCGCATGAATCAGGCGACGAGCTGGGAAGAGTTTCGCGACGCCTGCTCCTACAGTCGAACGCCGGCCGAGAACATGGTGTGGGCAGACCTCCGCGGAACGATCGGGTGGCAAGCGGTCGGCATCGCACCTGTTCGACAACACTGGAGCGGTCTGGTTCCCGTTCCTGGCGACGGTCGATACGAGTGGGACGGCTATCTTCCAATCAAGGCGCTGCCGTCGATGGTCGACCCGGATGAAGGCTACATCACCACGGCCAACCACAATCTCGTCCCTGACGGATACCGTCATCGAAACGCCGTCGGCTGGAGCTGGGCGGATCCATACCGCGCGAATCGCATCCACGAAGTCCTCGCCTCGGGCAAGCGCTTCTCGATGGCCGACATGATGGCGCTGCAGCACGACGAGCTCTCGATTCCGGCGCGTCAACTGGTCTGGCTCCTGTCTCGCGTGGAAGTATCGGATCCCAGCCTTCGTCGGGTGATAGACGACCTCTCGCGGTGGGACTTCGTGCTCGATCGAGACTCGGTCGAGGCGGCAATCTACGTATCGTGGGAACGGCAGTTATCTGAGAACGTGCGGGCGCTGATGGTACCTGCGGAAGCACGCGCTCTCATCAAAACGATATCCATGACACGGGTGGTCCAATGGCTGACGGCACCCGACGCCCGCTTCGGCGCGGATCCGGTTGCGGGGCGAGACGATCTCCTGCGCTCGAGCTTGAGAGAGGCGCTCGCGGATCTGACGAAGCGCTTGGGTGAGGATCGATCGGCGTGGCGCTATGGACAGGAGCGCTTCAAGCATGTCTTGATCAAGCATCCGCTGGGTCAGGCGGTTCCCGAAGCGCGACGTGCTGAATTGGATGTCGGACCGAACCCCCGGGGCGGCTACGGACTCACTGTCAACAGCACGAGCGGAGAGAACAACCAGGCTTCTGGTGCGTCGTTTCGGATCATCATCGATACCGCCAACTGGGACCATTCGGTTGGAACCAACGCTCCCGGACAATCCGGAAATCCCGACAGCCCGCACTACCGCGATCTCTTCGAGCTCTGGGTGCGGGGCCAATACTTCCCGCTCCTCTACTCGCGCGAGCGAGTGCTGGGCGCTGCCACAAAGATGGAAACGCTCAGGCCGACGCCTGGCAGGGTCCGTTGA
- a CDS encoding PQQ-binding-like beta-propeller repeat protein yields the protein MLRKILKGSAVVIAILVMVGVVLYAFGLRMVLHGSGMPYLTFMPSEGAQATRIAQHRESQRAKYEAGTVRRASAAAEGSTYWSDFRGPNRDGHYRERPILTRWPAGGLEPVWKQPVGGGYASFAIAHGRAFTIEQRDEEEVIAAYDVATGRELWTNSWTAAFRESQGGDGPRATPTWAEGRVYALGATGELRCLDEADGRVVWRTNILRDAGADNLQWGMAAAPLLVDDTIVVLPGGNSGRSVVAYDRRTGERRWSALDDQQAYSSPMLVTLAGVRQILVFSASRLMGLSPSNGDVLWEYPWKTPFDVNASQPIVIGENRVFVSSGYGTGAAVIEIQGEEADFTAREVWRNIRMKNRFTSSVLHDGFIYGLDEAILACVSAETGEQMWKGGRYGHGQLVLADGHLIVLTEDGDLALVRATPKRHEEIVRFSVLDGKTWNHPAMADGYLLVRSPAEMAAFDLRPPKG from the coding sequence ATGCTCAGAAAGATCCTCAAGGGCAGCGCCGTAGTAATCGCTATCCTGGTCATGGTCGGCGTCGTGCTGTACGCGTTCGGCTTGCGAATGGTGCTGCACGGCAGCGGGATGCCGTACCTGACCTTCATGCCGTCGGAGGGAGCTCAGGCCACGCGGATCGCGCAGCATCGCGAGAGCCAGCGCGCCAAATACGAAGCTGGTACAGTCCGGCGGGCGTCAGCCGCCGCCGAGGGGTCGACATACTGGAGCGATTTTCGCGGCCCGAATCGGGACGGTCACTACCGCGAGCGTCCGATCCTGACGAGGTGGCCTGCCGGTGGGCTGGAGCCCGTGTGGAAACAGCCCGTCGGCGGTGGATACGCCTCATTTGCAATCGCGCATGGCCGGGCGTTCACCATCGAGCAACGTGACGAGGAAGAGGTCATCGCCGCCTACGACGTCGCGACGGGTCGCGAGCTCTGGACGAATAGCTGGACAGCGGCGTTTCGCGAAAGCCAGGGCGGTGATGGGCCGCGCGCAACGCCCACATGGGCGGAGGGTCGCGTGTACGCGCTCGGCGCCACCGGCGAGCTCCGGTGCCTCGACGAAGCAGATGGTCGCGTGGTATGGCGAACCAATATCCTCCGCGACGCGGGCGCGGACAACTTGCAGTGGGGCATGGCGGCAGCGCCGCTCCTCGTCGACGACACCATCGTCGTGCTGCCGGGCGGGAACAGCGGTCGGTCCGTCGTGGCTTATGACCGTCGCACGGGCGAACGCCGCTGGTCAGCGCTGGATGACCAGCAGGCTTACTCGTCGCCGATGCTCGTGACGCTGGCCGGTGTGCGACAGATCCTCGTCTTCAGCGCGTCGCGACTGATGGGACTCTCACCGAGCAACGGCGACGTCCTCTGGGAGTATCCGTGGAAGACACCGTTCGACGTCAACGCGTCGCAGCCGATCGTGATCGGAGAGAATCGTGTCTTCGTCTCGAGCGGATACGGCACCGGCGCAGCGGTCATCGAGATTCAGGGCGAAGAGGCAGACTTCACCGCGCGGGAGGTCTGGCGCAACATCCGCATGAAGAATCGCTTCACCAGCTCGGTCCTCCACGACGGTTTCATCTATGGGCTCGACGAAGCGATTCTCGCGTGCGTCAGTGCGGAGACGGGCGAGCAGATGTGGAAAGGCGGACGGTACGGTCACGGCCAACTGGTGCTGGCGGACGGCCACTTGATCGTCCTCACCGAGGACGGGGACCTGGCGCTCGTGCGCGCGACGCCAAAGCGTCATGAGGAGATCGTGCGCTTCTCCGTCCTGGACGGGAAGACCTGGAACCACCCGGCCATGGCCGATGGCTACCTCTTGGTACGGAGCCCCGCAGAGATGGCAGCGTTCGATCTACGGCCGCCGAAAGGGTGA